The DNA segment GGTCCGCGTGGTGTCGGCCCACCGCACCCCGGACTGGATGATGGAGTACGCGTCCACCGCGGAGTCGCGCGGCCTGTCCGTCATCATCGCCGCCGCGGGAGGGGCTGCCCACCTGCCCGGCATGGTGTCCAGCAAGACGCTGCTGCCCGTCATCGGCGTGCCCATGCCCACCACGCTGCTCAGCGGGCTGGACGCCCTGCTGTCCATCGTCCAGATGCCCAAGGGCGTGCCCGTGGGGACGCAGGCCATCGGCAAGCCGGGCGCCGCCAACGCCGCGCTGCACGCCGCCGCCATCCTCTGCCTCAAGTACCCGGAGCTGCGCGAGCGGCTCGCGGCGTGGCGCCAGGCGCGCACCGACGAGGTGCTGGCCCACCGGGAGATTTCATGAAGTCGCGCGTGGTGCTCCCCGGCGGGACGATTGGCATCCTCGGCGGCGGCCAGCTCGGGCGGATGATGGCGCTGTCGGCGCGCACGCTG comes from the Pyxidicoccus xibeiensis genome and includes:
- the purE gene encoding 5-(carboxyamino)imidazole ribonucleotide mutase — protein: MASTVSPWVGVIMGGRSDLEYLQPGVDILKELGIPHEVRVVSAHRTPDWMMEYASTAESRGLSVIIAAAGGAAHLPGMVSSKTLLPVIGVPMPTTLLSGLDALLSIVQMPKGVPVGTQAIGKPGAANAALHAAAILCLKYPELRERLAAWRQARTDEVLAHREIS